In the genome of Oncorhynchus mykiss isolate Arlee chromosome 30, USDA_OmykA_1.1, whole genome shotgun sequence, the window gcacagacacggtctcaatggggttggctgagctgactacactgactgtgctagtggcagactccactatgctggcaggctggctaacagcctactgcctggcctgcaccctatttcattgtggagttagagccctgtctatgttggtagataagatgagagcacccctccaactaggatggagtccgtcactcctcagccggtcaggcttggtcctgtttgtgggtgagtcccagaaagagggccaattatctacaaattctatcttttgggaggggcagaaaagttttcaaccagcgattgagttgtgagactctgctgtagagctcatcactccccctaattgggagggggccagagacaattactcgatgccgacacatctttctagctgatttacacgcagaagctatgttgcgcttggtgatctctgactgtttcatcctaacagcgttggtgccgacgtggataacaatatctctatactctctacactcgccagttttagctttagccagcaccatcttcagattagccttaacggcggtagccctgccccctggtaaacagtgtatgatcgcaggatgattcgttttaagtctaatactgcgggtaagagagtcgccaatgactagagacaagagaaggctcggcctctgactccgactcgctgcttaatggggaaaacaggttgaaagtttctgtcggctgaatgagcgacaccggttgagcattcctacagcatttccttccagaaaccgtgagaaagttgtccagctgcggggaccgtgcgaggggatttatactaacgttactatctgtacttactggtggcacagacgctgtttcatcctttcctacactgaaattacccttgcctaacgattgcgtctgaagctgggcttgtagcacagctatcctcgccgtaaggcgatcgttctcctgtatattatgagtacagcgactgcaattcgAAGGTAtcgtgttaatgttactacttagcttcggctgtcggaggtcctgacgaaccatgtccagataaaacgtccggagtgaaaaagttgagggaaaaaacaaaaatataaacggtaattaaaaagtaaaaaccgtaaagttgtcaggtagcaaaataggttggcaacaaaacgcacagcaacacgtaaacaagtctgcaagatatgacatgctattctataaaataatttctccgtcattaatattacctgattgagctaatcatgtaagtGTAATTAaatagagagtcgggcaccacaaaataatatttatagagctgttatcttatgaataaactcttaaagacctagtaatattttacatcaatagcagtcgatattaatcgtcatcttaattcagtctcatctgaaagttgtacattcttggttatctgcacgaaccctggttaacaagttgaatcagcaatacaaaattgggtttaattatttatttactaaatacataactaatcacacagaaatacacatatttaaatcataccttgattacaaatgaggtcataaaggaaaacgtcccgagcgggcggaacagatatgacagctggttacacaaaagaaaatggctgggtttgagtgaaagagcgggaagactgaggaacaaagggcgaagctgtgctatcgtaaatacagtatgttatgcattctaaattaccgcccatttggaaaaggaaaatgcaataaatatttactctgagctgcgcttcggtaggttggtggtagatggaaggccatgttgcccaaccgagtcctttgtcctttgaagaatgtctctgctggtaaattgaatacgttgtagtaacgtcgttgtgtggtagacgggatactctgtctgttccttcctaacctgcgtttgcatctgctgttgctaactcaacggctaggaggttaggagtatcacttctgtagtgaataagaattcaaagttcataccattcgcaaccaaagctcacgctgatgttggcttcgttctgtagttattatctgaaccattctgacatcggaccgtcgtcctcacatcctcggaacaggaggttatagtgtcgtcaaggctttatataggaagggagaggaggccgtgtttgaaaagttttatagcccatgtcccttcacaggggcgggccactgattgagcagagccctaaccttatgaaaaccaaattctcacattttagaagctaaaatcacatttcatcccattacaaataatttcatattcaaacattaaaattgaacaacaattccatgtgaatctgataactctcatgtgtagactttacactgtagagtttgtcatcttatcattgatgagaatgtctcagatgacaaccgaactgacataatattcattaagtaccatcgcatatgttcaattggtcggatagTTCATTTCTCCcctctgatgttcccagaatctctatgttaaccaaagggtttgcaaatgtaacatcagtagggtagagagaggaaaaaggggggaagaggtatttatgactgtaaTAAACCTATCCCCAGGCCAAAGTCATGACAACCCATAGATGTGTCAACGTTTTGACCATAAGGTCCTCGACAATACTGTGTGTGGGTTTTTTTTGTTACATCTGTGAAGTATTTTGGATGTGTGTAGCCAACAGGTACAACACCTCTTCAACCACCTGAGTGTTCTTTCCCATGCAGGCCATGAGTCGTTCCCTGGCCGCTGCCTACACAGCTGGGAGTATAAGGATGCTGATGCGTTCCGGGGGAAgagggtggtggtagtggggaTTGGGAACTCTGGAGGAGATATCGCTGTGGAGATCAGCCGTGCTGCAGAGAAGGTGGGGCTCACCTGTCACAGGAGGACATATTTAAGCTAATACTTTCTTGAAGTACAAAAGCGACCCAGGTTCAAACCCAGTGGTTCTCATACTGTAAAGAGAGTTTGGCCAttcatgtctgtctctctacttctctgttCTCCCTACCCTTTCTCTCTTACATCCCAGACCTTCCTGAGTACCCGTAAGGGGGCGTGGGTGTTAGCTCGTATGTCCAGTAGCGGTCTCCCACTGGACATGATGGCCATCTCACGGTTCACGGTCCTGCTAACCTCCCTGCTGCCCAGAGCGCTGGTCAACTGGGCTGCAGAGAGAACCCTTAATCACCGATATGACCACCGTCTCTATGGCCTACAGCCAACACACAGGTGACCAGCACCCTATTACAGCCAACACACAGGTGACCAGCACCCTATTACAGCCAACACACAGGTGACCAGCACCCTATTACAGCCAACACACAGGTGACCAGCACCCTATTACAGCCCACACACAGGTGCCCAGCACCCTATTACAGCCAACACACAGGTGACCAGCACCCTATTACAGCCAACACACAGGTGACCAGCACCCTATTACAGCCAACACACAGGTGACCAGCACCCTATTACAGCCCGCACACAGGTGCCCAGCACCCTATTACAGCCCGCACACAGGTGCCCAGCACCCTATTACAGCCAACACACAGGTGTCCAGCACCCTATTACAGCCCGCACACAGGTGCCCAGCACCCTATTACAGCCAACACACAGGTGACCAGCTACCTATTACAGCCAACACACAGGTGACCAGCACCCTATTACAGCCCGCACACAGGTGCACAGCACCCTATTACAGCCAACACACAGGTGACCAGCACCCTACTACAGCCCGAAACATAGGTGTGACAAATATCAGATTGGATTTGAGAGTTTGCACTATGGCAACatttgaaaatataaaaaacgaagccaaaaaaaaaagatcactaatttctctctctgtcctcccaggCTGCTAGAGCAGAAGCCGCTGATCAACGATGACCTTCCAGGCCGTATCCTGCAGGGGGCAGTAGTGCTGAAGCCAGACCTGAGAGGGTTCCAGGGGTCCGGACTGCTGTTCCAGGATGGAACCACGGAGGGGGACATCGATGCAGTGGTCTTCTGTACTGGATACAATGGCACCTTCTCCTTCCTGCCCCCGTCACTATGTTCAGGACCTCGGGGGGATCTCAACCTGTACAGGTACCTTTTATAATACTGGCTTGAACAGGTCGTCAAATCCTTACTTCCACTTAAGTGAAATTTTCACTCAATAGAGCAAGTTACATTTCAACTTTAGGTACAGTTTGAAATTTAGTGGGGCGGGGGGTTTGGTCGAACATAGGACAGGGTTGTCAAACCTTTTTGGGAGGGTTGCGTGTTTTTTTTATCGGGCACAGGGAAGGGTAATGCATTCACCCTTCTGCAGGTTGTCGATGTAATGTCTTCCATCCTAGCCAAATTTCCTCATCTGCTTGCATGCTCCCACCCTATATCAAGGTGTTTTAGTACTTCCCTTATGCCCAGGCTATTCAACTGGCGGCCTGTGTGCCAGGATTGGCTCGTTCATTCATTTAGACTAGCCCTTTGATAAATTCTGACCCTTGAGTAAAATATCTGCAAATAAATCCCCGCCAAAATCGGACTTTCTGTGCCAAAATGACAAGCACTATTGTAGTTGTCTATAGTGTCGTTTTTAGTGGTTTCTAGCGCCTATGTGGCATGTTGATAATTGTTGCTTTATATTAATTTGGCTCTAGTGTTTGACTGGATTAAGCAACAAAATATTATGACCCCATTCCTTAAAGCTACAACAATTTTTGGGGTTGCACCTCGACTTTGGTTGAGTGCCCACCTCGACTCTGGTTGAGTGCCCTCCACTTCCTTCCTAATTACTTTTAGCATCATTTCATTGTAAGAAAACTGctttattggtgtgtgtgtgtgcatagattTTTTATACAGTTCTTCTGAAGAATAATCACATGTGGAAAATGTCCGGCCCCCCTGCAATTCATCTGGcccctgtcatgacgttggcctggggggtaggtttatgacagtcataaatacctcttccccctgtttcctctctctaccctactgatgtgacatttgaaaaccccttggttaacatagagattctgggaacatcagaaggtgggggaaatgaactatattctggtaatccgaccaattgaacatatgcggtggtacttaatgaatatgctgtcagttcggttgtcatctgagacattctcatcaatgataagatgacataaactctacaactcctctgcacattgtagttatcggattcacatggaattgttgttcaatttaaatgtttgaatatgaaattattggtgaagagatgaaatggaattttagcttccaaatgagagatttgggttttcataaggttagggctctgctcaatcagtgagCAGATttgggctctgctcaatcagtggcctgcccctgtgaaaaaacatgggttataaaacttttcaaacacgctctcctctcccttcctatataaagccttgacgacaatataacctcctgttccaagtacgtgaggtctgcagcctctgcgttaaaagtactaacatgtcaactacagaactaagccaacctcagcttgagctttggttgcgaatggtatgaactttgaactcttattcactacagaagtgatacctcctagccgttgagttagccaCAGCACCTGCAAAcgcgggctaggaaagaacagacagagtatcccgtctaccacacaacgacgttactacaacgtatccaattgaccaccagagacattcttcaaagaacTCAGTTTGGCAAcaccttccatctaccaccaacctaccgaagcgcagctcagagtaaatatttattgcattttccttttccaaatgggaggtaatttagaatgcataagatactgtatttacgatagcacagcttctctttgtccctcagtcttcccgctctttcactcaaacccagacccttttcttttgtgtaaccagctgccatatctgttccgcccgctcgggacgttttcctttataaCGCAATTTGTagtcaaggtatgattcattctttgtatatgtaattctgtgtgattagttagctatttagtaaataaataattaaacccaattttgtattgctgattcaacttgttagccagggttcgtgaagataaccaagaatttacaactttcagatgagactgaattaaggtgacaatTAATATCGACTGCTATtggtgtaaaatattactaggtctttaagagtttatttggaagataacagctttataaataatattttgtggtgcccgactctctagttatttacatttacatgattagctcaatcaggtaatattaattacggaaaaaggattttatagaatagcatgtcatatcacttaatccggcatagccaaagacacgacacccaTGTAAGAATATAGTTGAAATGCCCTGCCATATACACTACGCTCTTCCACATGCTAACTATACcgcaggtcaatatagtctaccagtctctCTATCCTGCCCTCTAGCCACCATTCAAAGTGACAATAGTTGTATAGGTGGATAGTTTGTAAAGAGGGGTATTCCAATGAAGCAAGCTATatctactcagggttttctaaagttaaccagcttcagttagtttcacattccagctcaggcttatCTGTACTACGCCGGTGGATATTGcttgtccacctgcctctaactGAACTCTAGCAAGCTTGTAACTGCACGTGCATGGGCGAGACAGTGCTACATTTTCATTTGTACcaaaatgaaagaaaagttaCAAATTCAGCAAGCTATGGTGTGAAATATGCTTTCAGAAGTGCCGTCTTTATCTAATTACTTATCGTTAATGCCGTCTTTGGTGTGCTTACCAATGCACAAGCACCTTTTTTCATACTCCTATCGAAAACTTCACACAATGTAACAATTCAAAGTGCATTCTGTCTTCACTAAATGCGTAATGTGATATATTTCCAATTTTAAAAAATGGCATCGACTGGGCCACGAAAACATGCTGAAGTGGCAAAGTAGATATCCACGTTCATAAACACAGGGTTTGTTATTTGTGGTCATAAACGTCATTTTGAGTTAATTCTATTTCAGATAGGAAACACCACGTATTTGTTTAACCATTTATTATAAAAAGATTATAACATGCAATACGTTAGTCTTGGCAATAGGCTCTACTCCTTCGTGATAGCTCACCACCAGAGTATTAATCATGTTAAGTTAATAATAATTGCAGGCACTGAGCAAGCTACGCTGTACCAATCTCCCTGCAGGAAGGAAACACAGAACCAAACAGGTGgaggctgtggtggtggtgggtgggtgcaAGAAAATGCAACTGCATACTATCCATCAACAaacagcagtagaggtagcagAGAATGAGTGAGTAAAACTTGATCAGCTAAATTGACCGCCATTTGAAGGTAGGAAGTGTTTGTAGAAAATGATTGGTGCAACGTCAGCTGATGCACCCGTTCCCTGTATGAACTAGCGCTGAGCTTAATGAGCATGAGGGGGgaatttattttacagtacaatgGGAGGGTCACatgagtatatattttttttaatgacactTTTTTTAATGACACTTCGAGTTGGACCAGCCTacctatcccctctctcccctcccagtaCATTTCTAACCATCCCTAAGTGGATGTTAGGATTTGCACCTTTAAGATACAGAAGATAGATCAACACTTAGTAGATGCCAGGCAGGAAATGGTGTCATACTGTATAATTAACTTGACGTTGCTTTAGGTAAAAGGGGTTGTTTTCTTTTATTCGAGACGGGTGTTCCCTCCAGCTCTCGAGCGCCCCACGCTGGCCATCATGGGTCTGTTCCAGACTAAAGGACCCATCTTTCCTGCTGTGGAGATGCAGGCCCGCTGGGTCACGAGGGTCatcgcaggtacacacacacctggtctAAACTAATCTTGGCAACCCAAACCCTAAAATCTCACAAACTACAATACCAATTATTTTACATAgtctgtccacaagagattaggtttaaacacacacacacattggaatgACACAAACCTGTCTCAAAATTAATTCCTGGCAAACACATACATACCTGGCAAACACAGCAAAGTTACAATTCTTCATGATTGTTTGTTGAAGGGTTGACCCAGCTCCCACCACGGAAAACAATGCTTTCCAAAATCGAGACGGAGACGAAGAGGAACATGAAGAGGTAAACAACATGAAGAAGATCTGCCTCAATACCAGTGGCCATTTGCCTTGCTTTGTCATGAGTGATTACCTTGCCTGTGAACTGCAGACTTGTCAGTTCCCAAATCTAGGGCCTAGGCTGTTCAAAGTGAAATGAAGGCCTACAGGTCACAAacagcttctctctcctcccaatttctctctctctctttctccctctcatccattctctccccttctctctctctcagttaccTGTGTCCCAGACAGGCAGCTCTCCATGTGGATTATATACCATACCTGGACTCCCTGGCTGAGCAGGTGGGGGTTCGTCCAAACATCCTAGGGCTGCTGCTGAGGGAGCCTAGTGTGGGGCTGCGTGTACTGCTGGGGCCCTGCACCCCTTACCAGTACCGCCTAAGAGGGCCGGGAAAGTGGGACGGGGCCCGACAGGCCATCCTCACTCAGTGGGAGCGCGTAGCCCAGCCCTTCAGAACCAGGTAGGTAGCCCAAAGGGTAGACAGGCAGATTAATTTCCCCTTGGGAATCAATAGAATATAAGCTCCTATTTTGTATGTATTCATTCTATTCCAGGCTGGAGCCAGAACCCCCCAGGCCCTTGGTCCTTCTGTCCCCCTTGCTGATCACGCTGTCTGTGGGAGCTGTGATGCTAGCTGTGGTCTTCTCCCAGTGTAAACTGACCTTATGTCTACAGGACCTACTACAGGACTCAACTCACCTGCTGGACTGGTTCTCAGCACTACTGTGAGGCTCGGAGTAGAAGCATCCTATATAGCAACAGATCTAGGATCTACATTAATACTCTATTGCCTCCACTATCGACCAGGCTCTTTGTTTGTTTTCTTCTCGTCAAGACCAGTATGGGATTTCAAGcgtttcttttacgcctgctacgttaggttaggcTGTATCTGACCTAACAGACTGCTTTTGTTGTCTTACAAAAACACTCATTAGGTGTGCTTGCTGAAAGGAAGTCCTCTCTAAAACTCTTACTCTTATTTGATTTCTTTGGTTAGCTCTAACACTTAAACCGCTTGAGCTATTAACATGAAAccaactttaaaatgtgcagacaGACCCGACTTAGCGTGCTTGAGAAATTATTTTTGATAAATAAATATCTTAAGATTCAAAAATGTTTGCAGAAAaaaatggggtgtcagctatgacatgacaccttgagtttCAAAACTGTTTTGATAATTGAACTCCAGTaagaagtggatttacacccggtaacagaattacatcatgggtccctgatctgtactacacataCAACATGGATAatgatgtatcctgaataggaacataaaggtagaaatatgcaatatcatatgggtattattctacacactggctattattctaatgagctccgcccTTAACAACAATACCATATTTGGTTGGTCtagaccagaccaaatctgaaccaattatagacatctatgtttcacaagtttggacatcacagtacagtagagtacagcacagcacagtataGTATTGTCAAGTATAGTTCAGTGGAGTATAGTACAATACATTATAGTGGACTCTAGGGTTCTCtgctgtactatactgaactTTACTcgactgtaggcctactgtatggaACTATACTCAACTTTACTTGTCTTTGCTGTACGATACTCTActgcaggggttcccaaacttttttgcTTTGTGACCCACCAATTGAGGTGTCTTTTGAGTAGCAACCCACCATACGCGTTGAGTGGTGAAGAAATATACACAGACCAAAGAATAAGTCAACAATATCATCCTTGCagcggagagaaaatgttgcaatttCAAAACTAATCTCCTGCAATTCCACATATCCTGTAATGGAGCTGAAAGAACATTTAGCAGTTCTAAGTATTTTGACATGGCTAATGCTGTTTTCTTATGCTCAAATATTATTTCAAAAATCAACGAGGGCCTGATTGTCTAGCTTTTATCTTGTTgattgtatatatacagtaccagtcaagagttcggacacacctactcatacaaaggtttatctttatttttattatttctacattgtagaataatagtgaagacatcaagactatgaaataacacatatggaatcatgtagaaaccaaaaaagtgttaaacaaatccaaatatattttatatttgagattcttcaaagtaggcacccttggccttgatgacagctttgcacacacttggcattctctcaaccagcatggT includes:
- the si:dkey-239i20.4 gene encoding flavin-containing monooxygenase 5 isoform X1 is translated as MSQRVAVIGAGPSGLTSIKSCLDEGLKPTCFESSDDIGGLWRFKETPEPGRSSIYRSLVVNTSKEMMCFSDFPMPADYPNYMLHSQLLQYFRLYAQHFDLLRHITFQTSVLTVRQRPDFSRSGQWEVVTENREGQEQRHVFDGVLVCSGHYTQPVSPLDQFPGHESFPGRCLHSWEYKDADAFRGKRVVVVGIGNSGGDIAVEISRAAEKTFLSTRKGAWVLARMSSSGLPLDMMAISRFTVLLTSLLPRALVNWAAERTLNHRYDHRLYGLQPTHRLLEQKPLINDDLPGRILQGAVVLKPDLRGFQGSGLLFQDGTTEGDIDAVVFCTGYNGTFSFLPPSLCSGPRGDLNLYRRVFPPALERPTLAIMGLFQTKGPIFPAVEMQARWVTRVIAGLTQLPPRKTMLSKIETETKRNMKSYLCPRQAALHVDYIPYLDSLAEQVGVRPNILGLLLREPSVGLRVLLGPCTPYQYRLRGPGKWDGARQAILTQWERVAQPFRTRLEPEPPRPLVLLSPLLITLSVGAVMLAVVFSQCKLTLCLQDLLQDSTHLLDWFSALL
- the si:dkey-239i20.4 gene encoding flavin-containing monooxygenase 5 isoform X2, with translation MSQRVAVIGAGPSGLTSIKSCLDEGLKPTCFESSDDIGGLWRFKETPEPGRSSIYRSLVVNTSKEMMCFSDFPMPADYPNYMLHSQLLQYFRLYAQHFDLLRHITFQTSVLTVRQRPDFSRSGQWEVVTENREGQEQRHVFDGVLVCSGHYTQPVSPLDQFPGHESFPGRCLHSWEYKDADAFRGKRVVVVGIGNSGGDIAVEISRAAEKTFLSTRKGAWVLARMSSSGLPLDMMAISRFTVLLTSLLPRALVNWAAERTLNHRYDHRLYGLQPTHRLLEQKPLINDDLPGRILQGAVVLKPDLRGFQGSGLLFQDGTTEGDIDAVVFCTGYNGTFSFLPPSLCSGPRGDLNLYRKETQNQTGGGCGGGGWVQENATAYYPSTNSSRGSRE